The nucleotide window GCTAGTGTTGGTGTTCTCCGTCACCCGCGTCATCTTCATTCCGCAGGGCGAGTTCGTGTCGTATGGCGCGCTCACGCTGGCGGCACTGCAAACCCAGAAGTTTCCGCTCACGAGCTGGTTGCTCGTGGCGATGGGCGTATGCACGTTCATCGTGGAGACAGCGAGCGTGTTGCGTCACAGCGAGCGCCGCAAGCTGGCCGGGCGGCTGGTGCCGGTGTTCGCGGGCAAATACCTGGTGTTTCCGATCGCTGTGTTCTTCGTCGTCCAGGCGCTGGCACCGATGACGCTGCCGATGCTCGTGCAGATCGCCATCACGCTGTTGCTGGTCGTGCCGATGGGCCCGATGCTCTATCGCCTGGCGTATCAGCCCCTGGCCGAAGCCAGCACGTTGTTGCTGCTGATCGTCTCGGTCGGCGTGCACTTCGCGCTCACGGGCCTGGGCCTGGTGATGTTCGGGGCGGAGGGCTCGCGCACGCAGGCGTTCTCCGACGCGAGCTTCAACATCGGTTCGGTGATGGTGTCGGGGCAGAGCCTGTGGGTGGTGGGCGTGTCGGTGGTGATGATCCTGGCGCTGTACTTCTACTTCGACCGTTCGCTCTCGGGCAAGGCCCTGCGTGCGACGGCGGTCAACCGTCTTGGCGCGCGGCTGGTGGGTATCGGCACGGTGCAGGCGGGGCGTCTGGCGTTCACGCTGGCCGCGGTGCTGGGCGTGCTGTGCGGCATTCTGATCGCGCCGATCACGACCATCTATTACGAGTCGGGCTTCCTGATCGGCCTGAAGGGCTTCGTGGGGGCGATCATCGGCGGTCTGGTGAGTTACCCGGTCGCGGCGCTGGGCGCCATTCTGGTGGGCCTGCTGGAGTC belongs to Pandoraea pnomenusa and includes:
- a CDS encoding branched-chain amino acid ABC transporter permease; this encodes MDLSIAAILAQDGITTGAIYALLALALVLVFSVTRVIFIPQGEFVSYGALTLAALQTQKFPLTSWLLVAMGVCTFIVETASVLRHSERRKLAGRLVPVFAGKYLVFPIAVFFVVQALAPMTLPMLVQIAITLLLVVPMGPMLYRLAYQPLAEASTLLLLIVSVGVHFALTGLGLVMFGAEGSRTQAFSDASFNIGSVMVSGQSLWVVGVSVVMILALYFYFDRSLSGKALRATAVNRLGARLVGIGTVQAGRLAFTLAAVLGVLCGILIAPITTIYYESGFLIGLKGFVGAIIGGLVSYPVAALGAILVGLLESYSSFWASAYKEVIVFTLILPVLLWLSLTSKHVEEDEE